A genomic region of Arachis hypogaea cultivar Tifrunner chromosome 5, arahy.Tifrunner.gnm2.J5K5, whole genome shotgun sequence contains the following coding sequences:
- the LOC112799775 gene encoding uncharacterized protein isoform X1, whose protein sequence is MSTSSWSLSMLSSFDSSSSSSRIHHRRPLGGRTPWLPKAQPRLEADLLRMAGRYFVPMVRDRCCKPRGPRRTLVANYGGTTRLQLLSLGRSRDRGGILKNCKNQEEGFLAEIKNESGRMEAEGRCYVKVVWVDWVCVFAVAEFF, encoded by the exons atga GTACCTCTTCTTGGTCGCTTTCCATgctctcttcttttgattctagTTCATCATCTTCAAG AATCCATCATCGTCGACCTCTTGGAGGGAGAACGCCATGGCTGCCCAAAGCTCAACCTCGTCTCGAAGCAGATCTTCTTCGCATGGCAGGCCGCTACTTTGTTCCCATGGTGAGAGACCGGTGTTGCAAACCTCGGGGACCAAGGAGAACCCTGGTTGCAAATTATGGGG GTACAACAAGGCTGCAACTTCTTTCGTTGGGAAGATCCAGAGACAGAGGTGGAATACTCAAAAATTGCAAGAATCAAGAGGAAGGTTTCCTCGCTGAAATCAAGAACGAAAGCGGCAGAATGGAAGCTGAAGGTCGTTGCTATGTTAAGGTTGTTTGGGTGGATTGGGTTTGTGTATTTGCTGTTGCAGAATTTTTCTAA
- the LOC112802028 gene encoding protein NDL1 isoform X1, which produces MWGPGSLFFFFLIFFPVFLYDDVHAFEGIGSILLLAFPSPRFSLSALQSIGIKNLGYTFLVLYLIIFVLDYSYSRWCFLLIYEHYIRTGCGSVSVMVYGDHDKPALITYPDLALNYKSCFQGLFFCPEAASLLLHNFCIYHISPPGHELGAAEISSEDPIPSVEDLADQIIEILNYFGLGAVMCMGVMAGAYILSLFATKYRERVLGLILVSPLCKAPSWTEWFYNKVMSNLLYFYGVCGLLKECLLQRYFSKEVRGNAEVPESEIVQACKRLLDDRKCKNVLRFLHAINQRPDITDGLKRLKCRTLIFVGDSSPFHSEALYMTSKLDRRYSALVEVQGCGSMVTEEQPHAMLIPMEYFLMGYGLYRPCYFSESPRSPLSPSCISPELLSPESMGLKLKPIKTRVSVPLEV; this is translated from the exons atgtgGGGTCCgggttcccttttttttttctttttaatttttttccctgTTTTCTTATATGATGATGTTCATGCCTTTGAAGGAATTGGATCCATTTTGCTTTTGGCTTTTCCCTCTCCTCGGTTCTCTCTAAGTGCATTACAGTCTATAGGAATTAAGAACCTTGGCTATACCTTTCTTGTCCTTTATCTCATTATTTTTGTACTGGATTATAGTTATAGCAGGTGGTGCTTTTTGTTAATTTAT GAACATTATATTCGAACTGGCTGTGGTTCTGTGTCTGTCATGGTATACGGTGATCATGACAAACCAGCCCTGATCACTTATCCGGATTTAGCGCTAAATT ATAAATCATGTTTCCAAGGATTATTTTTCTGTCCAGAAGCGGCTTCTTTGCTGCTACACAACTTTTGCATCTATCATATTAGTCCTCCCGGGCATGAG TTGGGAGCTGCTGAAATTAGTTCTGAAGATCCTATTCCTTCCGTCGAAGACTTGGCAGATCAAATAATTGAGATCCTCAACTATTTCGG GCTTGGTGCAGTGATGTGTATGGGAGTAATGGCTGGTGCTTATATCCTTTCCCTATTTGCA ACGAAATATAGGGAGCGGGTTCTTGGTTTGATACTTGTATCTCCTTTATGCAAAGCTCCTTCTTGGACTGAATGGTTTTATAACAAG GTGATGTCAAATTTGTTATATTTCTATGGGGTATGTGGTTTGTTGAAAGAGTGTCTGCTCCAGAGATACTTCAGCAAG GAGGTTCGTGGTAATGCCGAGGTTCCGGAATCCGAGATAGTTCAAGCTTGCAAAAGA TTACTGGATGATAGAAAATGCAAAAATGTCTTAAGGTTCCTTCATGCAATTAATCA GAGGCCTGACATAACAGATGGATTGAAGAGATTAAAATGCCGTACACTTATTTTCGTGGGGGACAGTTCTCCTTTCCATTCAGAGGCTCTATATATGACTTCAAAACTCGATAGAAGATATAGTGCCTTGGTTGAG GTCCAAGGATGTGGGTCAATGGTTACAGAGGAACAACCACATGCAATGCTGATTCCAATGGAGTATTTTCTCATGGGGTATGGTTTGTATAGACCCTGCTACTTCAGTGAAAGTCCAAGGAGTCCTCTTAGCCCATCATGCATTTCTCCTGAGCTACTCTCTCCAGAAAGCATGGGACTGAAGCTTAAGCCTATAAAGACCCGGGTTTCTGTTCCCCTTGAAGtttga
- the LOC112802030 gene encoding probable protein arginine N-methyltransferase 1 isoform X2, whose amino-acid sequence MTKPAPIIISIPTLISEMLKDTVRTKTYQNVIYQNKFLFKDKVVLDVGAGTGILSLFCAKAGAAHVYAVECSDMADMAKQIVETNGYSNVVTVLKGKIEEIELPVEKVDIIISEWMGYFLLFENMLNSVLYARDKWLVEGGVVLPDKASLHLTAIEDADYKEDKIEFWNNVYGFDMSCIKKQAIMEPLVDTVDQNQIATNCQLLKTMDISKMAPGDASFTAPFKLIAERDDYIHALVAYFDVTFTKCHKLMGFSTGPRSRATHWKQTVLYLEDILTICEGEAIVGSMSVAQNKKNPRDVDIMVKYSLNGRRCNVSRVQYYKMR is encoded by the exons ATGACAAAACCAGCGCCGATTATTATTTCGATTCCTACTCTCATTTCG GAAATGTTGAAGGACACTGTAAGAACAAAAACATATCAAAATGTTATTTATCAGAATAAGTTTTTATTCAAGGATAAAGTAGTTCTTGATGTTGGTGCTGGGACTGGGATTTTGTCTCTATTTTGTGCCAAAGCTGGGGCGGCGCATGTCTATGCT GTTGAGTGCTCCGATATGGCTGACATGGCAAAGCAGATAGTTGAAACTAATGGGTACTCTAATG TTGTAACAGTTTTGAAGGGTAAGATTGAAGAAATTGAACTTCCGGTTGAAAAAGTTGATATAATCATTTCAGAATGGATGGGATATTTCCTATTATTTGAGAATATGTTAAATTCTGTCCTTTACGCACGCGACAAATGGCTT GTCGAAGGAGGAGTTGTGCTACCAGATAAAGCGTCCCTCCATCTTACTGCCATCGAAGATGCAGACTACAAAGAAGATAAAATAGAGT TTTGGAACAATGTCTATGGATTTGATATGAGCTGCATCAAGAAGCAAGCCATAATGGAGCCACTTGTTGATACAGTTGACCAGAATCAGATTGCTACTAACTGCCAGCTACTCAAG ACTATGGATATCTCAAAGATGGCTCCTGGAGATGCTTCCTTCACAGCACCGTTTAAACTTATTGCTGAACGCGATGATTACATCCATGCTCTTGTTGCATATTTTGATGTAACATTTACTAAGTGTCATAAATTGATGGGCTTCTCTACAG GGCCAAGGTCGCGTGCCACCCATTGGAAACAAACAGTGCTTTATCTGGAAGACATATTGACCATTTGTGAGGGCGAGGCAATTGTAGGGAGCATGAGTgtggctcaaaacaagaaaaatccgCGCGATGTTGACATAATGGTCAAGTACTCGTTGAATGGTCGCAGATGCAACGTTTCAAGGGTTCAGTATTACAAGATGCGTTGA
- the LOC112802028 gene encoding protein NDL1 isoform X3: MSESALLDADNIYLDGKEHYIRTGCGSVSVMVYGDHDKPALITYPDLALNYKSCFQGLFFCPEAASLLLHNFCIYHISPPGHELGAAEISSEDPIPSVEDLADQIIEILNYFGLGAVMCMGVMAGAYILSLFATKYRERVLGLILVSPLCKAPSWTEWFYNKVMSNLLYFYGVCGLLKECLLQRYFSKEVRGNAEVPESEIVQACKRLLDDRKCKNVLRFLHAINQRPDITDGLKRLKCRTLIFVGDSSPFHSEALYMTSKLDRRYSALVEVQGCGSMVTEEQPHAMLIPMEYFLMGYGLYRPCYFSESPRSPLSPSCISPELLSPESMGLKLKPIKTRVSVPLEV, translated from the exons ATGTCTGAATCTGCTTTACTTGATGCTGACAACATCTACCTCGATGGAAAG GAACATTATATTCGAACTGGCTGTGGTTCTGTGTCTGTCATGGTATACGGTGATCATGACAAACCAGCCCTGATCACTTATCCGGATTTAGCGCTAAATT ATAAATCATGTTTCCAAGGATTATTTTTCTGTCCAGAAGCGGCTTCTTTGCTGCTACACAACTTTTGCATCTATCATATTAGTCCTCCCGGGCATGAG TTGGGAGCTGCTGAAATTAGTTCTGAAGATCCTATTCCTTCCGTCGAAGACTTGGCAGATCAAATAATTGAGATCCTCAACTATTTCGG GCTTGGTGCAGTGATGTGTATGGGAGTAATGGCTGGTGCTTATATCCTTTCCCTATTTGCA ACGAAATATAGGGAGCGGGTTCTTGGTTTGATACTTGTATCTCCTTTATGCAAAGCTCCTTCTTGGACTGAATGGTTTTATAACAAG GTGATGTCAAATTTGTTATATTTCTATGGGGTATGTGGTTTGTTGAAAGAGTGTCTGCTCCAGAGATACTTCAGCAAG GAGGTTCGTGGTAATGCCGAGGTTCCGGAATCCGAGATAGTTCAAGCTTGCAAAAGA TTACTGGATGATAGAAAATGCAAAAATGTCTTAAGGTTCCTTCATGCAATTAATCA GAGGCCTGACATAACAGATGGATTGAAGAGATTAAAATGCCGTACACTTATTTTCGTGGGGGACAGTTCTCCTTTCCATTCAGAGGCTCTATATATGACTTCAAAACTCGATAGAAGATATAGTGCCTTGGTTGAG GTCCAAGGATGTGGGTCAATGGTTACAGAGGAACAACCACATGCAATGCTGATTCCAATGGAGTATTTTCTCATGGGGTATGGTTTGTATAGACCCTGCTACTTCAGTGAAAGTCCAAGGAGTCCTCTTAGCCCATCATGCATTTCTCCTGAGCTACTCTCTCCAGAAAGCATGGGACTGAAGCTTAAGCCTATAAAGACCCGGGTTTCTGTTCCCCTTGAAGtttga
- the LOC112802030 gene encoding protein arginine N-methyltransferase 1.1 isoform X1, whose translation MGRRKNNNDNNSMNNHLRFQDADEVIQDAAESSNLDDQSMCEPEPSEPSFIDSDDKTSADYYFDSYSHFGIHEEMLKDTVRTKTYQNVIYQNKFLFKDKVVLDVGAGTGILSLFCAKAGAAHVYAVECSDMADMAKQIVETNGYSNVVTVLKGKIEEIELPVEKVDIIISEWMGYFLLFENMLNSVLYARDKWLVEGGVVLPDKASLHLTAIEDADYKEDKIEFWNNVYGFDMSCIKKQAIMEPLVDTVDQNQIATNCQLLKTMDISKMAPGDASFTAPFKLIAERDDYIHALVAYFDVTFTKCHKLMGFSTGPRSRATHWKQTVLYLEDILTICEGEAIVGSMSVAQNKKNPRDVDIMVKYSLNGRRCNVSRVQYYKMR comes from the exons ATGGGTCGCCGAAAGAACAACAACGATAACAACAGCATGAACAACCACCTTCGCTTCCAAGACGCCGACGAGGTTATCCAGGACGCTGCCGAGAGCTCTAACCTCGACGACCAATCCATGTGTGAACCTGAACCATCAGAACCATCGTTTATTGATTCCGATGACAAAACCAGCGCCGATTATTATTTCGATTCCTACTCTCATTTCG GAATTCACGAA GAAATGTTGAAGGACACTGTAAGAACAAAAACATATCAAAATGTTATTTATCAGAATAAGTTTTTATTCAAGGATAAAGTAGTTCTTGATGTTGGTGCTGGGACTGGGATTTTGTCTCTATTTTGTGCCAAAGCTGGGGCGGCGCATGTCTATGCT GTTGAGTGCTCCGATATGGCTGACATGGCAAAGCAGATAGTTGAAACTAATGGGTACTCTAATG TTGTAACAGTTTTGAAGGGTAAGATTGAAGAAATTGAACTTCCGGTTGAAAAAGTTGATATAATCATTTCAGAATGGATGGGATATTTCCTATTATTTGAGAATATGTTAAATTCTGTCCTTTACGCACGCGACAAATGGCTT GTCGAAGGAGGAGTTGTGCTACCAGATAAAGCGTCCCTCCATCTTACTGCCATCGAAGATGCAGACTACAAAGAAGATAAAATAGAGT TTTGGAACAATGTCTATGGATTTGATATGAGCTGCATCAAGAAGCAAGCCATAATGGAGCCACTTGTTGATACAGTTGACCAGAATCAGATTGCTACTAACTGCCAGCTACTCAAG ACTATGGATATCTCAAAGATGGCTCCTGGAGATGCTTCCTTCACAGCACCGTTTAAACTTATTGCTGAACGCGATGATTACATCCATGCTCTTGTTGCATATTTTGATGTAACATTTACTAAGTGTCATAAATTGATGGGCTTCTCTACAG GGCCAAGGTCGCGTGCCACCCATTGGAAACAAACAGTGCTTTATCTGGAAGACATATTGACCATTTGTGAGGGCGAGGCAATTGTAGGGAGCATGAGTgtggctcaaaacaagaaaaatccgCGCGATGTTGACATAATGGTCAAGTACTCGTTGAATGGTCGCAGATGCAACGTTTCAAGGGTTCAGTATTACAAGATGCGTTGA
- the LOC112802028 gene encoding protein NDL1 isoform X2 has product MYKIKDILSSTETFYFFVFFFLFQKITSVFLFVFALICLCSFSFVLCSTNFGLLLQEHYIRTGCGSVSVMVYGDHDKPALITYPDLALNYKSCFQGLFFCPEAASLLLHNFCIYHISPPGHELGAAEISSEDPIPSVEDLADQIIEILNYFGLGAVMCMGVMAGAYILSLFATKYRERVLGLILVSPLCKAPSWTEWFYNKVMSNLLYFYGVCGLLKECLLQRYFSKEVRGNAEVPESEIVQACKRLLDDRKCKNVLRFLHAINQRPDITDGLKRLKCRTLIFVGDSSPFHSEALYMTSKLDRRYSALVEVQGCGSMVTEEQPHAMLIPMEYFLMGYGLYRPCYFSESPRSPLSPSCISPELLSPESMGLKLKPIKTRVSVPLEV; this is encoded by the exons ATGTACAAAATAAAGGATATCCTTTCCTCTACAGAAACgttttattttttcgtttttttctttttgttccaaAAGATTACTTCAGTTTTTTTATTCGTTTTTGCTCTGATTTGTTTGTGTTCTTTTTCGTTTGTTCTATGCAGTACTAATTTTGGATTATTACTTCAGGAACATTATATTCGAACTGGCTGTGGTTCTGTGTCTGTCATGGTATACGGTGATCATGACAAACCAGCCCTGATCACTTATCCGGATTTAGCGCTAAATT ATAAATCATGTTTCCAAGGATTATTTTTCTGTCCAGAAGCGGCTTCTTTGCTGCTACACAACTTTTGCATCTATCATATTAGTCCTCCCGGGCATGAG TTGGGAGCTGCTGAAATTAGTTCTGAAGATCCTATTCCTTCCGTCGAAGACTTGGCAGATCAAATAATTGAGATCCTCAACTATTTCGG GCTTGGTGCAGTGATGTGTATGGGAGTAATGGCTGGTGCTTATATCCTTTCCCTATTTGCA ACGAAATATAGGGAGCGGGTTCTTGGTTTGATACTTGTATCTCCTTTATGCAAAGCTCCTTCTTGGACTGAATGGTTTTATAACAAG GTGATGTCAAATTTGTTATATTTCTATGGGGTATGTGGTTTGTTGAAAGAGTGTCTGCTCCAGAGATACTTCAGCAAG GAGGTTCGTGGTAATGCCGAGGTTCCGGAATCCGAGATAGTTCAAGCTTGCAAAAGA TTACTGGATGATAGAAAATGCAAAAATGTCTTAAGGTTCCTTCATGCAATTAATCA GAGGCCTGACATAACAGATGGATTGAAGAGATTAAAATGCCGTACACTTATTTTCGTGGGGGACAGTTCTCCTTTCCATTCAGAGGCTCTATATATGACTTCAAAACTCGATAGAAGATATAGTGCCTTGGTTGAG GTCCAAGGATGTGGGTCAATGGTTACAGAGGAACAACCACATGCAATGCTGATTCCAATGGAGTATTTTCTCATGGGGTATGGTTTGTATAGACCCTGCTACTTCAGTGAAAGTCCAAGGAGTCCTCTTAGCCCATCATGCATTTCTCCTGAGCTACTCTCTCCAGAAAGCATGGGACTGAAGCTTAAGCCTATAAAGACCCGGGTTTCTGTTCCCCTTGAAGtttga
- the LOC112799775 gene encoding uncharacterized protein isoform X2 — protein MSTSSWSLSMLSSFDSSSSSSRIHHRRPLGGRTPWLPKAQPRLEADLLRMAGRYFVPMVRDRCCKPRGPRRTLVANYGGVSILRYNKAATSFVGKIQRQRWNTQKLQESRGRFPR, from the exons atga GTACCTCTTCTTGGTCGCTTTCCATgctctcttcttttgattctagTTCATCATCTTCAAG AATCCATCATCGTCGACCTCTTGGAGGGAGAACGCCATGGCTGCCCAAAGCTCAACCTCGTCTCGAAGCAGATCTTCTTCGCATGGCAGGCCGCTACTTTGTTCCCATGGTGAGAGACCGGTGTTGCAAACCTCGGGGACCAAGGAGAACCCTGGTTGCAAATTATGGGGGTGTGTCTATTTTGag GTACAACAAGGCTGCAACTTCTTTCGTTGGGAAGATCCAGAGACAGAGGTGGAATACTCAAAAATTGCAAGAATCAAGAGGAAGGTTTCCTCGCTGA
- the LOC112802031 gene encoding uncharacterized protein, giving the protein MKTLFWVVFVSVVVSTWLPLSECFKKPAVLARKEDIPYIKCQVCELLAKQLHQQVKKKQAETAPKKISEYQIIEIAENVCNLKKVEADWILRIDIVEKEDRLELVEHDSEGQCNSECKTIERACQEVIGYSDTDVAEYLYNSKPDANSLYKYLCKDLTKACSTKPPPVPKDRIPGDAFVAKSDKEAEMEKLLKSMEGMPGAPGMKMYSRDDLMNMKNLGDEDAEDEEDDEDDGDAAFPGKLGKVLREKEKEKGKGDWKQTIRKGITDTTVTLKKHADRVSNRLRQWWRAKKTSSKKGTKGAKSEL; this is encoded by the exons atgaagacattgttttGGGTTGTGTTTGTTTCAGTGGTGGTTTCAACATGGTTGCCACTCTCTGAGTGTTTCAAAAAACCCGCAGTGCTTGCTAGAAAAGAGGACATTCCGTACATAAAGTGTCAAGTTTGTGAGCTTCTCGCTAAGCAGTTGCATCAGCAGGTGAAGAAAAAGCAAGCTGAGACCGCTCCCAAAAAG ATCTCGGAGTATCAGATCATTGAGATAGCAGAGAATGTTTGTAATCTTAAGAAGGTAGAAGCGGATTGGATATTGCGCATTGATATTGTGGAGAAAGAAGATAGGCTTGAG TTAGTTGAGCATGACTCTGAAGGACAGTGCAATTCTGAGTGCAAGACAATCGAGCGAGCGTGTCAGGAG GTTATAGGGTATTCGGATACAGATGTTGCTGAATATCTATATAATTCAAAGCCTGATGCCAATTCATTGTACAAATATCTCTGCAAAGACCTTACTAAAGCATGCAGCACCAAGCCACCCCCTGTCCCTAAG GACAGAATCCCTGGTGATGCTTTTGTTGCTAAGTCCGATAAGGAGGCTGAAATGGAAAAGCTACTAAAATCTATGGAG GGCATGCCAGGAGCACCTGGCATGAAAATGTACTCAAGGGATGATTTAATGAACATGAAAAACCTTGGTGATGAAGATGccgaagatgaagaagatgatgaggATGACGGCGATGCTGCTTTTCCTGGGAAATTG GGAAAAGTTctgagagaaaaggaaaaggaaaagggaaaaggCGACTGGAAACAAACAATTAGAAAAGGAATCACAGATACGACCGTGACGCTGAAGAAACATGCAGACCGAGTTTCCAATCGCTTAAGACAGTGGTGGAGGGCAAAGAAAACAAGTTCAAAGAAGGGAACAAAAGGAGCCAAATCTGAACTTTAG
- the LOC112802027 gene encoding uncharacterized protein: protein MEITGLSNASDDFVPLVGENYAMKMKNSVQELISETRKGSPDFSSFLDVFYELMQANVNPPFEVIWVYTAIKFQSLKSEKGDALDRVSDVRSLFQLLSACSASVGASKSVALMAPVVYEVHKVLLELSGKELKLKREKKAMKEVKSLVDVIVGYMSICCSKKVSEEEEHDFIGLNLIMPFTDLAYVWMNANGDADNGFESLLPILGSDVCKWLCDKGFHVGYLGGAVIMEAFFLKLRLLCHRKTPGDELEVNLKSWAVGSISSFQNIYFLEVLMRAALGTSLPLSSISKSEEETLFRKVLFDALLLVEYPFLYENSKYIKDLSLTRLIVTHKAVEYFRGIGDQKRALSYVREFSVSRIPLQIIKYVTSQNGLEEKAVKANGSSPRALLTWLLSIENRGIRVLEDDTLRSCAKSGLNISQAEQPTGNLNGKMVDDDLFYVDNVGEEGNAVEEDKQNEVISDAFVAAARTMKVTDGGSQKRKGKSKERKVKFIKHNLLQNSRPVKAETSSANDGSSGESEVEDPASDSDS from the exons ATGGAGATCACAGGTTTGAGCAATGCATCAGATGATTTCGTCCCGCTTGTGGGTGAAAACTATGCCATGAAGATGAAAAACTCAGTGCAAGAACTGATTTCCGAGACTCGCAAAGGGTCCCCtgatttttcttctttccttgaTGTATTCTACGAATTGATGCAAGCCAATGTTAATCCACCTTTTGAGGTGATATGGGTCTACACTGCAATCAAGTTTCAAAGCCTCAAATCGGAGAAAGGTGATGCCTTGGATCGTGTATCTGACGTAAGATCCTTGTTTCAGCTGCTATCTGCGTGTTCAGCTTCTGTTGGTGCTTCAAAGAGTGTGGCTTTGATGGCCCCAGTTGTTTATGAGGTTCACAAGGTTCTTCTAGAACTTTCTGGAAAGGAACTGAAGctgaagagagaaaagaaagcaatgaaggaggtgAAGTCCCTGGTGGATGTGATTGTTGGGTACATGAGTATTTGCTGTAGTAAAAAGGTTTCTGAGGAGGAAGAACATGATTTTATTGGATTGAATTTGATTATGCCTTTCACTGATTTGGCTTATGTTTGGATGAATGCAAATGGGGATGCTGATAATGGGTTTGAATCTTTGTTGCCAATTTTGGGCAGTGATGTTTGCAAGTGGCTTTGTGATAAGGGTTTTCATGTTGGTTACTTGGGAGGTGCTGTCATCATGGAAGCTTTTTTCTTGAAACTTAGGTTGCTTTGTCATAGGAAAACACCAGGGGATGAATTGGAAGTGAATCTCAAGAGTTGGGCTGTTGGCTCAATATCTAGCTTTCAGAATATTTACTTTTTGG AGGTCCTCATGAGGGCAGCATTAGGGACATCTTTGCCACTGAGCTCAATTTCG AAATCTGAAGAGGAAACTCTGTTTAGGAAGGTTCTGTTTGATGCTTTGCTATTGGTGGAGTACCCTTTCCTTTATGAAAATTCCAAGTACATCAAAGACCTTTCCTTGACCAGACTGATTGTTACTCATAAGGCTGTagaatattttag GGGAATTGGTGATCAGAAAAGAGCTCTCTCTTATGTTAGGGAATTTTCTGTTTCACGGATACCCTTGCAAATAATCAAATATGTTACAAGCCAGAATGGTTTGGAGGAAAAAGCTGTTAAAGCAAATGGATCTTCACCCAGAGCTCTTTTGA CTTGGTTGCTGAGCATTGAGAATAGAGGGATTCGAGTTCTTGAAGATGATACTTTAAGAAGCTGTGCTAAATCAGGTCTTAATATTTCCCAAGCCGAGCAACCTACTGGTAACTTGAATGGAAAGATGGTGGATGATGATCTTTTTTATGTTGATAATGTTGGGGAAGAGGGAAATGCAGTTGAGGAGGATAAGCAAAACGAAGTGATTAGTGATGCGTTTGTAGCTGCTGCTCGAACTATGAAGGTAACTGATGGTGGAAGCCAAAAGCGAAAAGGAAAAAgcaaagaaaggaaagtcaaattcATCAAACATAACCTCCTTCAAAATTCTCGTCCAGTCAAAGCCGAGACTTCATCCGCAAATGATGGTTCAAGTGGCGAGAGTGAAGTTGAGGATCCAGCTTCTGATTCAGATTCATAA
- the LOC112803786 gene encoding uncharacterized protein: protein MKTLFWVVFVSVVVSTWLPLSECFKKPAVLARKEDIPYIKCQVCELLAKQLHQQVKKKQAETAPKKISEYQIIEIAENVCNLKKVEADWILRIDIVEKEDRLELVEHDSEGQCNSECKTIERACQEVIGYSDTDVAEYLYIQSLMPIHCTNILQRPYLKHAAQATPLIPKY, encoded by the exons atgaagacattgttttGGGTTGTGTTTGTTTCAGTGGTGGTTTCAACATGGTTGCCACTCTCTGAGTGTTTCAAAAAACCCGCAGTGCTTGCTAGAAAAGAGGACATTCCGTACATAAAGTGTCAAGTTTGTGAGCTTCTCGCTAAGCAGTTGCATCAGCAGGTGAAGAAAAAGCAAGCTGAGACCGCTCCCAAAAAG ATCTCGGAGTATCAGATCATTGAGATAGCAGAGAATGTTTGTAATCTTAAGAAGGTAGAAGCGGATTGGATATTGCGCATTGATATTGTGGAGAAAGAAGATAGGCTTGAG TTAGTTGAGCATGACTCTGAAGGACAGTGCAATTCTGAGTGCAAGACAATCGAGCGAGCGTGTCAGGAG GTTATAGGGTATTCGGATACAGATGTTGCTGAATATCTATATATTCAAAGCCTGATGCCAattcattgtacaaatattctgcAAAGACCCTACTTAAAGCATGCAGCACAAGCCACCCCCTTGATCCCTAAGTACTGA